In one Juglans regia cultivar Chandler chromosome 11, Walnut 2.0, whole genome shotgun sequence genomic region, the following are encoded:
- the LOC109005202 gene encoding ubiquitin C-terminal hydrolase 22-like, which produces MNLHLPPCFQTVFLALPLSLSLFRSVNTSQSYSEVQLSKNLQSTNPSLFIPQNLQIQYQFLFFVRLFFFNYSVEKIESLSFAITQLFISFLISTFFLTNFFLICNKSKPLSISINMTTGNPSYTSPKPCKHLADYKLSHGLSGYKYLQKYLKTTPPGRTSVEKPDTKIPRCISCDGIQGRLYFCLICSSVSCLDHTLLHTQSENGHDVAVDIERAELYCCVCCDQVYDPDFDRAVMSKQIMGIPRGKNGDESIGERLVKRRRLGSGVGQELVDLKISKHLISLRDRRAKSCYPLGLRGLNNLGSTCFMNSVLQALLHAPPFRNYFLSEGHNHENCRKRSVDRLCLACDIDGIFSAAFSGDRAPYSPAQFLYSWWQHSANLASYEQQDAHEFFISVLDGIHEKEGKSRNQSGDNGDCQCIAHRVFSGLLRSDVTCMTCGFTSTTFDPCVDVSLDLDTSNFPPTNIANKPTKPDGNSSMSTLLGCLDLFTRQEKLGSDPKLYCRNCQERRDSVKQMSIKRLPLVLCLHIKRFEHSPVRRTSRKIDRYLHFPFSMDMTPYLSSSIVRNRFGNRIFAFEGDESDISTEFEIFAVVTHAGTLESGHYVTYLRLRNQWYKCDDAWINEVDEAIVRASQCYMMFYVQKMLYHKANEDLSCLPISPLRDTFIPIPGCC; this is translated from the exons ATGAACCTTCATCTTCCTCCCTGTTTCCAAACAGTGTTTTTAGccttgcctctctctctctctctcttcagatCGGTGAACACTAGCCAAAGCTACTCCGAGGTTCAACTTAGCAAAAATCTCCAAAGTACAAATCCATCACTCTTTATTCCCCAAAACCTTCAAATCCAATATCAATTCCTTTTCTTCGTCCGTTtgtttttcttcaattattccgttgaaaaaatagaatctctttCTTTTGCAATAACTcaattatttatatcatttttaatatcgacattttttttaactaattttttcttgatttgcaACAAATCAAAGCCTCTTTCAATCTCTATCAACATGACCACCGGAAACCCTTCATACACCAGCCCAAAACCCTGCAAGCACCTTGCAGATTACAAGCTCAGCCACGGCCTGAGTGGCTATAAATACCTCCAAAAGTACCTCAAGACCACCCCACCTGGGAGAACAAGTGTCGAGAAACCCGATACAAAGATACCCAGATGCATTTCTTGTGATGGTATTCAAGGTAGACTCTATTTTTGCCTGATTTGCTCCTCGGTCTCCTGTTTGGACCATACCCTATTGCATACCCAGTCTGAGAATGGTCATGATGTAGCTGTGGACATAGAAAGGGCTGAGCTTTATTGCTGCGTGTGCTGTGATCAGGTCTACGACCCTGATTTTGATAGGGCTGTAATGTCCAAGCAAATCATGGGCATCCCAAGAGGCAAGAATGGTGATGAGAGTATTGGAGAGAGATTGGTTAAGAGGAGGAGGTTGGGCTCTGGTGTAGGACAGGAATTGGTGGATTTGAAGATATCTAAACATTTAATTTCCTTGAGGGATCGGAGGGCGAAATCTTGTTATCCATTGGGTTTGAGGGGATTAAATAATCTGGGGAGTACTTGTTTCATGAACTCCGTTTTGCAAGCATTGTTACATGCACCCCCTTTCAGGAATTACTTCTTGAGTGAGGGGCATAATCATGAAAATTGCCGGAAAAGATCGGTGGATCGGCTATGCTTAGCTTGTGACATTGATGGTATTTTCTCGGCTGCGTTTTCAGGTGATCGGGCACCATATAGCCCTGCTCAGTTTCTTTACAG TTGGTGGCAGCATTCAGCAAATCTGGCAAGTTATGAGCAGCAGGATGCTCATGAGTTTTTCATTTCAGTCTTAGATGGGATCCATGAGAAAGAGGGCAAATCAAGGAACCAAAGTGGAG ataATGGAGATTGCCAATGTATCGCTCATAGGGTATTCTCTGGGCTCCTGAGATCAGATGTCACCTGCATGACCTGTGGATTCACTTCAACAACCTTTGATCCCTGTGTGGACGTCTCACTTGACCTGGACACAAGCAATTTCCCTCCAACAAATATAGCTAACAAGCCCACCAAACCGGATGGAAACAGTAGTATGTCTACTCTTCTTGGTTGTTTAGATTTGTTCACAAGGCAGGAGAAGTTGGGATCAGACCCAAAACTTTACTGCCGAAACTGTCAAGAAAGGCGAGACTCCGTGAAGCAAATGTCCATAAAGAGGCTCCCATTGGTGTTGTGTTTGCATATTAAACGATTTGAGCATTCTCCTGTCAGAAGAACGTCAAGAAAAATTGACCGCTATCTGCACTTTCCTTTCTCCATGGATATGACCCCATATTTGTCCTCCTCGATTGTCAGAAACAGATTTGGGAACAGAATCTTTGCTTTTGAGGGTGACGAGTCAGACATTTCTACagaatttgagatttttgcTGTGGTTACTCATGCAGGAACGCTTGAATCTGGCCATTATGTTACTTATCTACGCTTGAGAAACCAATGGTACAAATGTGATGATGCTTGGATTAATGAGGTTGACGAGGCGATTGTGAGAGCTTCACAGTGTTATATGATGTTTTACGTGCAGAAAATGCTTTACCACAAAGCCAACGAGGATTTGAGTTGCCTGCCAATCTCCCCACTGCGGGACACATTTATTCCCATTCCTGGATGTTGCTGA
- the LOC109005209 gene encoding uncharacterized protein LOC109005209 isoform X1 yields MLSRLRSGCISFDGSVGDIDGLDSTKIVLQPDENLEILEGEVEGKAAGMVKMKMASEKRKKASSKKPPKPPRPPTGPLLDAADMKLVREISELARLRRARIERRKEVKKMRADKASSSNGNLVALVITMLFFFVIIFQGVCFRSVQVLVSTYPKSAMIVVGGEIQVE; encoded by the exons ATGTTGAGTAGGCTGAGGAGTGGATGTATTAGTTTTGATGGATCAGTGGGGGATATTGATGGATTAGATTCAACAAAGATTGTATTACAGCCTGATGAGAATTTGGAGATATTGGAAGGTGAGGTGGAAGGAAAGGCAGCGGGTATGgtgaagatgaaaatggcaagtgagaaaaggaaaaaggcgAGCTCTAAGAAGCCTCCCAAGCCACCCCGTCCTCCTACTGGTCCGTTATTGGATGCAGCAGATATGAAGTTGGTCAGAGAAATTTCTGAGCTTGCAAGATTGAGGCGTGCAAGGATTGAACGAAGGAAGgaagtgaaaaaaatgagagCAGATAAAGCATCATCTTCAAACGGTAACCTTGTTGCATTGGTCATCACCATGCTCTTCTTCTTTGTGATAATCTTCCAAG GAGTTTGCTTTAGAAGTGTTCAAGTATTAGTCTCCACATATCCAAAGTCCGCAATGATAGTAGTTGGTGGTGAGATTCAAGTTGAATAG
- the LOC109005203 gene encoding L-type lectin-domain containing receptor kinase IX.1-like, whose amino-acid sequence MVSYNILSFTMSPTSLHFLNFPCIFLFVFFQICIHFAHPFSFHLDRDSSNPNINYEGDARLSIGKIVLLASDLPYRVGRAKYAKPLQLWDSCLTGSYGADFTTHFSFTIDNVSGPSGLAFFLARVGYELPPNSAGGELGLFNSTSDSDMTKNRIVMVEFHTSMQRVGISENSPRSTVSTSWDAKSHAGKAANVWITYKASTKNLSVFWTYEKNPVFKGKSYLSCHLDLKEVLPQCVKIGFSASTSSTHERYTIHSWDFHSNLNQSCNKMRRTILATSVAAGFLIMMLLTSIIGWLVLKRRRIGNDQSHGNDADSESSISTNLEREALPRKFSYLELLAATNGFAKDRKLGQGGSGQVYKGTLSDLGRPVAVKRILTESEHSQSLFINEVKIISRLIHRNLVQLIGWCHEQGEFLLVYEHMANGSLDHHLYGKGEALPWNARYKIVSGLASALHYLHEEAEQYCVLHRDIKSANILLDTDFSTKLGDFGAAKLVDPRLTPRRSRVVGTYGYMAPEYANEGRDSKESDMFSFGVVALEISCGRRTFQDGEFHVSLVTWVWELYLAGDILKAADEKLGMDFHEDEIKRLLVVGLWCTQPNDRKRPKAGQVIKVLRLEAPLPELPHDMHDPGFHPLSPQSQDQSSSFQLTSSLDDLGR is encoded by the coding sequence ATGGTCTCTTACAACATACTTTCATTCACCATGTCTCCGACCAGCCTTCACTTCTTGAATTTTCCCtgcatttttctctttgttttcttccaaattTGTATCCACTTTGCCCATCCATTTTCCTTCCATCTTGATCGTGATTCCAGTAATCCAAACATCAACTACGAAGGCGATGCCCGGCTTTCCATTGGAAAAATTGTGCTCCTCGCATCAGATTTGCCGTATCGCGTAGGGCGGGCTAAGTATGCAAAGCCCCTGCAGCTATGGGACAGCTGCTTAACGGGGAGTTATGGGGCCGACTTTACAACCCATTTCTCTTTCACCATTGACAATGTTAGCGGGCCTAGCGGCCTCGCCTTTTTCCTTGCTCGTGTTGGGTACGAGCTTCCGCCCAACTCTGCTGGTGGAGAACTGGGATTATTCAATTCCACCAGCGACTCCGACATGACCAAGAACCGTATCGTGATGGTTGAGTTCCACACTTCGATGCAGCGAGTTGGAATCAGTGAAAACTCACCCCGTTCAACCGTCAGCACAAGTTGGGACGCTAAATCGCATGCTGGGAAGGCAGCTAACGTGTGGATAACTTACAAAGCTTCGACCAAGAACCTTAGTGTGTTCTGGACATATGAGAAAAACCCTGTTTTCAAGGGTAAATCCTATCTTTCTTGCCATCTCGATCTAAAAGAGGTTCTGCCCCAGTGTGTAAAGATTGGTTTCTCAGCTTCTACAAGCTCGACGCATGAGCGGTATACGATTCATTCATGGGATTTTCACTCAAATTTGAATCAAAGCTGCAATAAAATGAGGAGGACAATTTTGGCAACGTCTGTTGCTGCGGGTTTCTTGATTATGATGTTGCTGACGAGCATCATCGGTTGGTTAGTTCTGAAGAGGAGGAGAATCGGCAATGATCAAAGCCATGGAAATGACGCGGACTCAGAATCCTCCATAAGTACAAATCTTGAAAGAGAAGCGTTGCCTAGGAAATTTTCTTACCTAGAACTATTAGCAGCCACCAACGGCTTTGCCAAGGATAGAAAGCTAGGACAAGGAGGGTCTGGCCAAGTCTACAAAGGAACATTGTCCGATCTAGGACGCCCGGTTGCTGTGAAGAGAATCCTCACTGAATCCGAACACTCTCAGTCTCTATTCATCAACGAGGTGAAGATAATTAGTCGTTTAATACATCGGAATCTGGTTCAGCTCATCGGGTGGTGTCATGAGCAAGGCGAATTCTTGCTTGTTTACGAGCACATGGCTAATGGCAGCCTCGATCATCACCTCTATGGCAAGGGAGAAGCGCTCCCATGGAATGCCAGATACAAGATAGTTTCAGGCTTGGCCTCAGCCCTTCATTATCTCCATGAAGAAGCGGAGCAGTACTGTGTCCTTCACAGAGACATCAAGTCTGCTAACATATTGTTGGACACAGATTTCAGCACCAAGCTTGGTGATTTTGGGGCTGCTAAGTTGGTGGATCCGAGGTTGACTCCTCGGAGAAGTAGGGTGGTTGGGACTTATGGCTACATGGCCCCGGAATATGCAAATGAAGGGAGGGACAGTAAAGAATCAGACATGTTTAGTTTTGGAGTAGTGGCTTTAGAAATCTCTTGCGGCAGGAGAACTTTTCAGGATGGAGAATTTCATGTCTCACTCGTGACGTGGGTTTGGGAGCTCTACCTTGCAGGAGATATTCTCAAAGCAGCTGATGAGAAATTGGGCATGGATTTTCACGAGGATGAAATAAAACGCTTGTTGGTTGTGGGATTATGGTGTACTCAACCAAACGACAGGAAAAGGCCAAAGGCAGGGCAAGTAATTAAGGTTCTTCGGCTTGAAGCACCGTTGCCAGAGCTTCCACATGACATGCATGACCCTGGGTTTCATCCATTGAGCCCTCAATCCCAGGATCAAAGTTCTTCCTTTCAACTTACCTCAAGCCTCGACGACTTGGGTCGGTAA
- the LOC109005205 gene encoding probable folate-biopterin transporter 2 produces the protein MVEDENLEEAPGDTEREKESQKDFCGCFCIPIRWLKMLASEMHWSFVFGVVVVYGISQGLGGALNRVDMEYYMKDVQKVQPSEAQIYTAITSIPWIVKPLWGLLTDVLPIFGYHRRPYFILAGFLGVISMLLLALHEKLHLVLALLSLTAGSAGVAIADVTIDACVAQNSIKHPSLAADMQSLCALSSSIGALVGFFISGIFVHLIGPKGVFGLLTIPAVLVFSVGSLLDEPYMPNFAYRQVNQKFLDAVKAMWTTLKCPDVWKPCLYMYLSIALSLDIREGMFYWYTDSKGGPSLSQESVGYMFSIGSVGSLLGAILYQNFLKDYPFRDLLFWTQLLFGLSGMLDLILVLRLNLKFGMSDYFFIVIDESVYQMIGRLKWMPLLVLSSKLCPSGIAGTFFALLMSIDNVGILSASWGGGFLLHILKVTRTKFDGLWLAILIRNLLRISPLCLLYLIPRGDPNSSVLPSEVLGTKEGIETQETEDIELVSLINDVDVK, from the exons ATGGTAGAGGACGAGAATCTCGAAGAAGCCCCTGGTGATACTGAGAGGGAAAAAGAGTCTCAAAAGGATTTTTGTGGTTGTTTTTGCATTCCAATCCGTTGGTTAAAAATGCTTGCCTCTGAGATGCATTGGAGTTTTGTATTTGGGGTGGTGGTTGTTTATGGAATAAGTCAGGGATTAGGTGGAGCTCTTAATCGCGTAGACATGGAGTATTACATGAAGGATGTCCAGAAGGTGCAGCCTTCTGAAGCACAGATTTATACAGCGATAACTTCCATTCCTTGGATTGTCAAGCCTCTCTGGGGCCTTCTTACCGATGTTCTTCCAATTTTTGGGTATCACAGGCGGCCTTATTTCATTTTAGCTG GTTTTCTCGGTGTGATCTCCATGCTCTTGTTAGCATTGCACGAAAAGCTACATCTTGTATTGGCCCTACTGTCATTGACAGCGGGAAGTGCTGGGGTAGCAATAGCAGATGTGACCATAGATGCCTGTGTGGCACAGAACAGTATTAAACATCCTTCTCTTGCAGCTGACATGCAAAGCTTGTGTGCGTTGAGTTCCTCAATTGGAGCACTAGTAGGATTCTTCATAAGTGGGATCTTTGTTCACCTCATAGGCCCAAAG GGGGTCTTTGGCTTGCTGACTATCCCAGCTGTACTTGTATTTTCAGTTGGAAGTCTGCTTGACGAGCCTTATATGCCCAACTTCGCTTACAGACAG GTAAACCAGAAGTTTCTAGATGCTGTCAAGGCTATGTGGACAACACTGAAATGCCCAGACGTTTGGAAGCCATGCTTATATATGTACTTATCCATTGCATTGAGCTTGGATATCCGTGAGGGAATGTTCTATTGGTACACCGACTCAAAGGGGGGACCCTCTTTATCTCAG GAGAGTGTTGGCTATATGTTCTCAATTGGTTCAGTTGGCTCCCTCTTGGGGGCGATCCTCTACCAGAATTTTCTTAAGGATTACCCCTTCCGAGACTTGCTCTTCTGGACTCAGCTGCTTTTTGGTTTATCAGGAATGCTGGATTTGATCTTGGTGTTGCgattgaatttgaaatttggcATGTCAGATTATTTTTTCATAGTTATTGATGAAAGTGTATATCAAATGATTGGAAGGCTCAAATGGATGCCTCTTCTTGTCCTCAGCTCAAAGCTTTGTCCCTCAGGTATTGCAGGCACTTTCTTTGCTCTGCTCATGTCGATTGACAACGTCGGAATTCTCTCAGCATCATGGGGAGGAGGCTTCCTCCTTCATATATTGAAGGTTACCCGAACCAAATTCGATGGTCTATGGTTGGCCATATTGATTCGGAACTTGTTGAGAATTAGTCCACTTTGTCTGCTGTATCTGATACCCAGAGGTGATCCGAACTCCTCCGTTCTTCCAAGTGAAGTCTTGGGTACAAAAGAGGGGATTGAAACGCAAGAAACTGAGGATATTGAATTGGTTTCCCTCATAAATGATGTTGATGTCAAATAG
- the LOC109005209 gene encoding uncharacterized protein LOC109005209 isoform X2: MLSRLRSGCISFDGSVGDIDGLDSTKIVLQPDENLEILEGEVEGKAAGMVKMKMASEKRKKASSKKPPKPPRPPTGPLLDAADMKLVREISELARLRRARIERRKEVKKMRADKASSSNGNLVALVITMLFFFVIIFQGILGFRM, encoded by the exons ATGTTGAGTAGGCTGAGGAGTGGATGTATTAGTTTTGATGGATCAGTGGGGGATATTGATGGATTAGATTCAACAAAGATTGTATTACAGCCTGATGAGAATTTGGAGATATTGGAAGGTGAGGTGGAAGGAAAGGCAGCGGGTATGgtgaagatgaaaatggcaagtgagaaaaggaaaaaggcgAGCTCTAAGAAGCCTCCCAAGCCACCCCGTCCTCCTACTGGTCCGTTATTGGATGCAGCAGATATGAAGTTGGTCAGAGAAATTTCTGAGCTTGCAAGATTGAGGCGTGCAAGGATTGAACGAAGGAAGgaagtgaaaaaaatgagagCAGATAAAGCATCATCTTCAAACGGTAACCTTGTTGCATTGGTCATCACCATGCTCTTCTTCTTTGTGATAATCTTCCAAG GTATATTGGGCTTTCGAATGTGA